The following are from one region of the Deltaproteobacteria bacterium genome:
- a CDS encoding DMT family transporter, with protein sequence MFSSELQVGIAYALAAGILWGISPLLLKRSLKYTDVSTATLVEQHVSVIMLVGLAVQSGEIFQIDFGSRAFWAFFLAGAVGASFGKVFYYKGIDKIGASKATSIKNSSPLLTAVLAVLIIGEQMSWYIAAGVTLIVFGIAVLTQSKDSGRRGVDKFQYFLFPIVSALCFGVNPIFKKIGINSANLPILGTMITQVSALLFMFLFARVIGLQIKFQRVPAKALALSTLSGITEGLGSLCTFYALVYGPAALLSPIWRISPLVTFALAHFTLRGVEVVTLRDGVAASLIVLGVFVLSQG encoded by the coding sequence GTGTTCAGCTCGGAACTCCAAGTCGGTATCGCCTACGCGCTGGCGGCGGGCATTCTCTGGGGCATCAGCCCGCTCTTGCTCAAGCGCTCTCTCAAGTACACCGATGTCAGCACGGCGACACTGGTCGAGCAGCATGTTTCGGTGATCATGCTCGTCGGCCTCGCCGTGCAGTCCGGCGAGATTTTTCAAATCGACTTCGGCAGCCGCGCCTTCTGGGCGTTTTTTCTCGCCGGCGCGGTGGGCGCGAGCTTCGGCAAAGTTTTCTATTACAAAGGCATCGATAAGATCGGCGCGTCGAAAGCGACCTCGATCAAGAATAGCTCGCCGCTGTTGACCGCCGTGCTTGCCGTGTTGATCATCGGCGAGCAGATGAGCTGGTACATCGCAGCTGGCGTGACGTTGATCGTCTTTGGCATCGCGGTGCTGACGCAGTCAAAAGACAGTGGCCGGCGCGGGGTCGACAAGTTTCAGTATTTTCTCTTTCCGATTGTTTCCGCGCTTTGCTTTGGTGTGAACCCGATTTTCAAAAAGATCGGCATCAACTCCGCTAACCTGCCAATCCTCGGCACGATGATCACTCAAGTATCGGCGCTGCTGTTCATGTTCTTGTTTGCCCGGGTCATCGGTCTGCAGATCAAGTTTCAACGCGTGCCGGCCAAGGCGCTGGCGCTGTCGACGCTGTCGGGCATCACCGAAGGATTGGGCTCGCTCTGCACCTTTTACGCGCTGGTCTACGGCCCGGCGGCGCTGCTCTCGCCGATCTGGCGCATCTCGCCGCTGGTGACCTTTGCGCTAGCGCATTTCACCCTGCGCGGCGTGGAAGTGGTGACGCTGCGCGACGGCGTCGCGGCGAGCTTGATTGTGCTCGGTGTGTTTGTGTTGAGCCAGGGGTAA
- a CDS encoding phosphodiester glycosidase family protein — MQSIILVLTLMPALLALMTGAGHAQKAAAKIGATLSISDHGNWRVVHKGIEYRKITLQRSDPNSTVELKVLRFDPKETSAQVLDAGRFQLKGAEAKTFAAKSGAVATINANYFDEKGRPLAYLKTAAREVNRLVSKHALYTGVFAVRDGAPAVMHRDEFQAAQASEALQSGPLLLLRGAPVETMPGLGRYARRAVVGVDKSGRVLIAATDGALGGVSFTELQELFSNSRWQLETPDLLNLDGGSSAQLYVKTGKFEESAPGLSEVPVAIGFFAR; from the coding sequence GTGCAATCGATCATTCTCGTCCTAACCCTCATGCCGGCGCTCTTGGCGCTGATGACCGGTGCCGGTCACGCGCAGAAGGCCGCCGCAAAAATTGGCGCAACGCTTAGCATCTCGGATCACGGCAACTGGCGCGTAGTGCACAAAGGCATCGAGTATCGCAAGATCACGCTGCAGCGCAGCGACCCCAACTCCACGGTGGAGTTGAAAGTCCTGCGCTTTGACCCGAAGGAAACTTCCGCGCAAGTGCTTGACGCCGGCAGATTTCAACTCAAAGGCGCCGAGGCCAAAACCTTCGCCGCAAAGAGCGGTGCCGTGGCGACTATCAATGCCAACTACTTTGACGAGAAAGGGCGGCCGCTCGCTTATCTGAAAACCGCCGCTCGGGAAGTCAACCGATTGGTTTCCAAGCACGCGCTCTACACCGGCGTGTTCGCCGTGCGCGACGGCGCGCCCGCGGTCATGCACCGCGATGAGTTTCAAGCGGCACAGGCCAGCGAGGCGCTGCAATCGGGACCGTTGTTGTTGCTGCGCGGCGCGCCAGTGGAAACCATGCCAGGCCTGGGCCGATACGCGCGGCGCGCCGTGGTGGGCGTCGATAAGAGCGGCCGCGTGCTCATTGCCGCAACCGACGGTGCGCTAGGCGGTGTGAGCTTTACTGAGCTGCAAGAATTATTTTCCAATTCGCGCTGGCAATTGGAGACTCCCGATCTCCTCAACCTCGACGGCGGCAGCTCGGCGCAGCTCTATGTCAAAACGGGAAAGTTCGAAGAGTCGGCGCCAGGGTTGTCTGAAGTTCCGGTGGCGATCGGGTTTTTTGCGAGGTGA
- a CDS encoding NADH-quinone oxidoreductase subunit N — MSDVNLIPILPAAHIALTAIVVLLLDLLLRDREKNLLAWISLLGLGLCSAEAVLLWGSREGAFGDTILLDNFALFFTQIFIAAAALTILSSVHYVRQTRIYEGEYYALILFATCGMVLMAAANDLIVFFLGLETMSVAVYVLTGMWRSNSRSSEAAMKYFLMGAFATGFLLYGIALIYGATGSTNLNSISAYLIEPSGDWPLYLIGGALLLLVGFAFKVGAVPFHFWVPDVYEGAPTPVTGFMSVAVKTAAFAAWARILMHKLAPLDGDWVFPLWVITIGTMTFGNLLAIAQKSVKRMLAYSSIAHAGYLLIPLVVGEEWGGLPLVFYSAAYMLMTAGAFAVLASLHETNDPHENFSDFAGLGFRRPFLAAAMGIFMLSLAGFPPLAGFVGKFYVFRGAVMAGHLNLAIIGVLNSLLSVIYYLRVIVAMYMEEGGAEAKSFRQSPYLYVAVALALAGTLLLGVLPSTTLEWSRLAFSSLE; from the coding sequence GTGAGCGACGTTAACCTCATCCCGATTCTGCCCGCGGCTCACATCGCGCTGACAGCGATCGTCGTGTTGCTGCTCGACCTTTTGCTGCGCGACCGGGAAAAAAATCTGCTCGCCTGGATTAGCTTGCTCGGCCTGGGGCTGTGCTCGGCCGAGGCTGTGCTCCTCTGGGGCAGCCGCGAGGGGGCCTTCGGCGACACCATCCTGCTCGATAATTTTGCGCTGTTCTTTACCCAGATCTTTATCGCCGCGGCGGCGCTGACGATTCTTTCGTCGGTCCACTACGTGCGCCAGACGCGAATTTATGAAGGCGAGTACTATGCGCTCATCTTGTTTGCCACCTGCGGCATGGTGCTGATGGCGGCCGCCAACGACTTGATCGTGTTTTTCCTGGGTCTCGAAACCATGTCCGTGGCGGTTTATGTCCTGACCGGGATGTGGCGCAGCAACAGCCGGTCGAGCGAAGCGGCGATGAAATATTTCTTGATGGGCGCCTTTGCCACTGGGTTTCTGCTCTACGGCATCGCCTTGATCTACGGCGCCACCGGCTCGACCAATCTGAACTCGATTTCCGCCTACCTGATCGAGCCGTCGGGCGACTGGCCGCTCTATCTGATCGGCGGCGCGCTATTATTGCTGGTCGGCTTCGCCTTCAAAGTCGGTGCGGTGCCGTTTCATTTTTGGGTGCCCGACGTTTACGAGGGGGCGCCGACACCGGTGACCGGCTTCATGTCGGTGGCGGTCAAAACCGCGGCGTTTGCCGCCTGGGCGCGCATTCTGATGCACAAATTGGCGCCCCTGGACGGCGATTGGGTCTTCCCGCTCTGGGTCATCACCATCGGCACCATGACCTTTGGCAATCTGCTGGCGATCGCCCAGAAAAGCGTCAAACGCATGCTCGCCTATTCGAGCATTGCCCACGCCGGCTATCTATTGATACCCCTGGTCGTCGGTGAAGAATGGGGCGGCTTGCCGCTGGTGTTTTACTCGGCGGCCTACATGCTAATGACCGCCGGCGCATTCGCGGTTCTCGCCAGCCTGCATGAAACCAACGACCCCCACGAAAACTTCAGCGACTTTGCCGGCCTCGGGTTTCGCCGGCCGTTTCTCGCCGCCGCCATGGGAATCTTCATGCTATCGCTGGCCGGCTTCCCGCCGCTGGCCGGCTTCGTCGGTAAGTTCTACGTTTTTCGCGGTGCCGTGATGGCAGGTCACCTGAACCTCGCCATCATCGGTGTGTTGAACAGCCTGCTCTCGGTGATTTACTATCTGCGCGTGATCGTCGCCATGTACATGGAAGAGGGCGGCGCCGAGGCCAAGAGCTTTCGCCAATCGCCCTATCTCTACGTCGCGGTCGCGCTGGCGCTCGCCGGCACGCTCTTGCTTGGCGTGCTCCCGTCGACGACGCTTGAATGGAGCCGGCTGGCGTTCTCGTCTTTGGAATAA
- a CDS encoding NADH-quinone oxidoreductase subunit M, which yields MFVIGDVSFLLIAPVVGAFALALMPRTQKHALFTMALATTLITFMASLKVFNLFQAGRGEMQLVERVPWMPSFGISYHVGIDGISLFLVLLTTLLMPIAILASWSVKDKVKEYLIFMLLLETGMLGAFVALDLFLFYVFWEVMLVPMYFLIGVWGGTRRIYAALKFVIYTMAGSLLMLVAIIYLAARHAQVNQVMTFNLLEIYKLDLPLDQQLWLFGAFALSFAIKVPLFPFHTWLPDAHVEAPTAGSVILAGVLLKLGTYGFLRFAIPLFPDAALMAAPLFIALAVIGIVYGAVVAMMQTDIKKLVAYSSVSHLGFVVLGLFALNMQGIQGSIYQMISHGLSTGALFLLVGMIYDRRHTRLIEEFGGLWKQLPIFSALLLVVTFSSIGLPGLNGFVGEFLILLGSFRVSPRWTAVATSGVILGAVYMLWMFRRVIFGPLNNPENQKLHDLNGREILLLAPIIFLIVLMGVYPQPFLSRMQPSVDLTLKKVFAIQSAPVALKLEPNPEQPRERR from the coding sequence ATGTTCGTAATCGGCGACGTGAGCTTTCTTCTGATCGCGCCCGTGGTTGGCGCCTTCGCCTTGGCGTTGATGCCGAGGACGCAGAAGCATGCGCTGTTTACGATGGCGCTCGCCACCACGCTGATTACCTTCATGGCTTCGCTAAAAGTGTTCAATCTGTTCCAAGCCGGCCGCGGCGAGATGCAGCTGGTCGAGCGCGTGCCCTGGATGCCGAGCTTCGGCATCAGCTACCATGTCGGCATCGACGGCATCAGTCTGTTTCTAGTTCTTCTGACGACGCTCCTCATGCCGATCGCCATCCTCGCCTCCTGGTCGGTTAAGGACAAAGTCAAAGAGTATTTGATCTTCATGCTGCTTCTGGAAACCGGCATGCTCGGCGCGTTTGTCGCCCTCGATCTGTTTCTCTTCTATGTTTTCTGGGAAGTCATGCTGGTGCCGATGTACTTTCTCATCGGCGTCTGGGGCGGCACGCGGCGCATTTACGCGGCGCTGAAATTCGTCATCTACACTATGGCTGGCAGCCTGCTCATGCTCGTCGCGATTATCTATCTGGCGGCGCGCCATGCGCAGGTGAATCAGGTGATGACCTTTAATCTGCTGGAGATTTACAAACTGGATTTGCCGCTCGATCAGCAGCTCTGGCTGTTTGGCGCCTTTGCGCTCTCGTTCGCGATCAAAGTGCCGCTGTTTCCGTTTCACACCTGGCTGCCGGACGCGCACGTCGAAGCGCCGACCGCCGGCTCGGTGATTCTCGCCGGCGTTTTGTTGAAGCTCGGCACCTACGGCTTTCTCCGGTTTGCGATTCCGCTGTTTCCCGATGCAGCGCTGATGGCCGCGCCGCTCTTCATCGCCTTGGCCGTCATCGGCATCGTCTACGGCGCCGTCGTTGCGATGATGCAGACCGACATCAAGAAACTGGTGGCTTATTCATCGGTGAGCCATTTGGGCTTTGTCGTCTTGGGATTGTTCGCGCTCAACATGCAAGGCATACAGGGCAGCATCTACCAGATGATCAGCCACGGCCTGTCGACCGGCGCGCTGTTTCTCCTGGTTGGCATGATCTACGATCGCCGCCACACGCGGCTGATTGAAGAGTTCGGCGGTCTGTGGAAACAGCTGCCGATCTTTTCCGCGCTGTTGCTGGTGGTGACCTTTTCGTCCATCGGTTTGCCAGGCTTGAATGGCTTTGTCGGCGAATTTTTGATTCTCCTCGGCTCATTTCGGGTCTCACCGCGTTGGACGGCGGTCGCCACCAGCGGTGTGATACTGGGCGCCGTCTACATGCTGTGGATGTTCCGCCGCGTGATCTTCGGTCCGCTCAACAACCCCGAGAATCAAAAGCTGCACGACCTAAACGGCCGGGAAATTCTTTTGCTGGCGCCAATTATTTTTCTGATCGTTTTGATGGGCGTCTATCCGCAGCCGTTTCTGAGCCGCATGCAGCCGTCGGTGGATCTGACATTGAAAAAGGTTTTCGCCATCCAATCGGCGCCAGTGGCGCTGAAACTCGAACCCAACCCGGAGCAGCCGCGTGAGCGACGTTAA
- the nuoL gene encoding NADH-quinone oxidoreductase subunit L, which yields MVALTQLTLPCDLLRWIPLLPLAGSAINLFFGGRMGKTAAGLLASSAVAASFAIALWVFYLLPNNGIFRDLVYTWIESGSFKVNFALQADALTAVMLLVVTGIGFLIHLYSLGYMEHDTDMVRFFVYLNLFLFFMLLLVMGDNLLLLFVGWEGVGLCSYLLIGFWYRDQNNAIAGNKAFIVNRIGDFGFVLGIFLLVAELARQGVWTLDFVELEKHVKLLSPIAIGAITLLLFVGATGKSAQIPLFVWLPDAMAGPTPVSALIHAATMVTAGVYMTARLHFLFELAPGTLHLIAWVGAATAIFAATIALTQTDIKRVLAYSTVSQLGYMFLAVGVGAFSAAVFHLFTHAFFKACLFLGSGSVIHAMGGEQDMRKMGGLKEHMPRTYWTYVVATLAIAGAPFTAGFFSKDLILWQAYSSAHGSGWLWVVGWLTAGLTAFYMFRQLFMVFHGTCRADAKTKAHLHESPEVMTEPLIILAIGSIFTGWLGAPEYLWGSRWDKWLAPIFGAHEGAHHSVQLELGLMCLTLAIIAVGVLLAYRFYYKSSTAPDSLAALAGGAPYRLSFNKYYIDELYDFFIVQPFTAISSFFARFFDPWIIDGIVNGVGASARGLSSVWRGVQTGNVQHYLAAFLIATLALLAYFLRQQ from the coding sequence ATGGTAGCGCTGACGCAACTCACTCTGCCCTGCGATCTGTTGCGCTGGATTCCGCTGCTGCCTTTGGCGGGCAGCGCGATCAATCTTTTCTTTGGCGGGCGCATGGGCAAGACCGCGGCGGGCTTGCTGGCATCGTCCGCGGTGGCGGCGTCGTTTGCGATTGCGCTCTGGGTTTTTTACCTGCTGCCCAACAACGGCATATTCCGCGACCTGGTTTATACCTGGATCGAGTCGGGCAGCTTCAAAGTCAACTTCGCCCTCCAGGCCGATGCTCTGACCGCGGTCATGCTGCTGGTGGTAACCGGCATCGGGTTTCTCATTCATCTCTATTCGTTGGGCTACATGGAACACGACACCGACATGGTGCGCTTTTTCGTGTACCTGAATCTGTTTCTGTTTTTCATGCTGCTGTTGGTGATGGGCGATAATTTGCTCCTGCTGTTTGTCGGTTGGGAGGGGGTCGGCTTGTGCTCCTATCTGCTCATCGGTTTTTGGTATCGCGATCAGAACAACGCCATCGCCGGCAACAAGGCGTTCATCGTCAACCGCATCGGCGATTTCGGTTTTGTCCTGGGGATTTTTCTGCTGGTGGCCGAGCTGGCGCGCCAGGGAGTTTGGACGCTGGATTTCGTCGAATTGGAAAAGCACGTAAAACTCTTGAGCCCGATCGCCATTGGCGCCATCACCCTTTTGCTTTTCGTCGGCGCCACCGGCAAGTCGGCGCAGATTCCACTATTTGTCTGGCTGCCCGACGCCATGGCCGGGCCGACGCCGGTGAGCGCCTTGATTCATGCGGCGACCATGGTAACCGCCGGCGTCTACATGACCGCGCGGCTGCACTTCTTGTTCGAGTTGGCTCCTGGAACGCTGCACTTGATCGCCTGGGTCGGTGCCGCTACGGCGATTTTCGCGGCGACCATTGCCTTGACCCAGACCGACATCAAGCGGGTGCTCGCCTATTCCACAGTCAGCCAGTTGGGCTACATGTTTCTCGCCGTCGGCGTCGGCGCCTTCAGCGCCGCGGTATTTCATCTGTTCACGCACGCGTTTTTCAAAGCCTGTCTGTTCCTCGGTTCCGGTAGCGTGATTCACGCCATGGGCGGCGAGCAGGACATGCGCAAGATGGGCGGTTTGAAAGAACACATGCCGCGGACCTATTGGACCTATGTGGTCGCGACGTTAGCGATTGCCGGCGCGCCGTTTACGGCCGGCTTTTTCTCCAAAGACTTGATCCTTTGGCAAGCCTATAGCAGTGCCCATGGCTCGGGCTGGCTTTGGGTCGTCGGTTGGCTGACTGCCGGGCTCACGGCGTTTTATATGTTTCGGCAACTGTTCATGGTCTTTCACGGCACCTGCCGGGCTGACGCGAAAACCAAAGCGCACCTGCATGAATCGCCTGAAGTGATGACCGAGCCGCTGATTATTCTCGCCATCGGTTCGATCTTTACCGGTTGGCTTGGTGCCCCGGAATATCTCTGGGGCAGCCGCTGGGACAAATGGCTGGCACCGATTTTCGGCGCGCATGAGGGGGCGCATCACTCGGTGCAGTTGGAGCTTGGTTTGATGTGTCTGACCCTGGCGATCATCGCAGTCGGCGTTCTGCTCGCCTATCGCTTCTATTATAAGAGCAGCACGGCGCCGGATTCTTTGGCGGCGCTGGCCGGTGGCGCGCCTTATCGTTTGTCCTTCAACAAGTATTACATCGACGAGCTCTATGACTTTTTCATCGTCCAGCCGTTCACCGCGATCTCGAGCTTTTTTGCGCGCTTCTTCGATCCCTGGATCATCGACGGCATCGTCAACGGCGTCGGTGCCAGCGCGCGTGGCCTGAGCTCAGTCTGGCGCGGCGTGCAGACCGGCAACGTGCAGCACTATCTCGCGGCATTTTTGATCGCCACACTGGCGCTGCTGGCGTACTTCTTGAGGCAGCAATAG
- the nuoK gene encoding NADH-quinone oxidoreductase subunit NuoK gives MVPLNYYLILSAVIFSIGVIGVLVRRNLIVVLMSIELMLNAVNLTFIAFSRYLGAMAGQVTVFFVMAVAAAEAVIGLAIIISVFRHRQSLDPQEMQLLKW, from the coding sequence CTGGTGCCGCTCAATTATTATTTGATTCTGAGCGCGGTGATTTTTTCCATCGGCGTGATCGGCGTGCTGGTGCGGCGCAATCTGATCGTCGTCTTGATGTCGATCGAATTGATGCTCAACGCAGTAAATCTCACCTTCATTGCGTTTTCGCGCTACCTGGGCGCTATGGCCGGGCAAGTGACGGTCTTTTTCGTCATGGCGGTGGCGGCGGCTGAGGCGGTGATCGGGCTCGCCATTATCATTTCGGTTTTTCGCCACCGGCAATCCCTCGATCCGCAGGAGATGCAACTGCTCAAATGGTAG
- a CDS encoding NADH-quinone oxidoreductase subunit J → MTLPILFFYFIAALLVLASLVVVFKRNVVHNAIALVAALFLIAILFFTLHAPMVGVLQVLVYAGAIMVLFLFVIMFLNPTALERPRALGWGFGTVLASLLAGLLMAVMNHSETPADPLVATEIFGSPETLAKSLFTEFVLPFEIASVLLLVAIVGAVVLAKREH, encoded by the coding sequence ATGACATTGCCGATCCTCTTTTTCTATTTCATCGCCGCGCTGCTGGTGCTGGCGTCGCTGGTGGTGGTGTTCAAGCGCAACGTGGTGCACAACGCCATCGCCCTGGTCGCCGCGCTGTTTTTGATCGCGATTCTATTTTTCACCTTGCATGCGCCGATGGTCGGCGTGCTGCAGGTGTTGGTTTATGCCGGTGCGATCATGGTTTTGTTTCTGTTCGTCATTATGTTTTTGAACCCGACGGCGCTGGAGCGGCCGCGCGCGCTTGGCTGGGGGTTCGGCACGGTGTTGGCGTCGTTGTTGGCGGGTCTCTTGATGGCGGTGATGAATCACAGTGAAACGCCCGCCGACCCGCTGGTGGCGACGGAGATTTTTGGCAGCCCCGAGACTTTGGCGAAGAGTCTTTTCACGGAATTTGTCTTGCCGTTCGAGATCGCCTCGGTGCTCTTGTTGGTGGCGATCGTCGGCGCGGTCGTGCTGGCGAAGAGGGAACATTAA
- a CDS encoding NADH-quinone oxidoreductase subunit H — protein sequence MVDFTIIAIKAFLVVFMVLNLAGILGWVERKGSALIQDRIGANRASIFGFAGMGLVNTLIADPLKFLTKEDFIPPAGDKFLHTLAPCMALFPALVTFAVIPFGDVLQWGDRLINLQVANINIGILYVFAMASLGVYGIVIGAWASNNKFSLLGGVRGSAQMISYEVAMGLSVVGILMVYGTLELQEIARGQGMLLREFLPESWGGARAAIGWLPAWGVFLQPVAFLLFFTAAVAETKRVPFDLPEGESEIVAGYHVEYSGGKFLMFFAGEFAEIVTAAGLVTTLFFGGWQVPYLLSDGFHFPWGSVLLMPHWLIVLMQVGAFTLKVLFFCWLQILLRWSVPRFRYDQVMRLGWKMLLPLALLNVLITALIIIAVE from the coding sequence ATCGTCGATTTCACAATCATCGCCATCAAAGCCTTTTTGGTTGTTTTCATGGTGCTCAACCTGGCCGGCATTTTAGGCTGGGTCGAGCGCAAAGGCAGCGCCTTGATCCAAGATCGCATCGGCGCCAACCGCGCGTCGATCTTCGGCTTTGCCGGCATGGGGCTGGTCAATACGCTGATTGCCGATCCGCTCAAGTTTCTCACCAAGGAAGATTTCATTCCGCCCGCCGGCGATAAGTTTCTCCATACACTAGCGCCTTGCATGGCGCTGTTTCCGGCGCTGGTCACTTTCGCGGTGATTCCGTTTGGCGACGTGCTGCAGTGGGGCGATCGCTTGATCAACTTGCAGGTCGCCAACATCAACATTGGCATCCTCTATGTTTTCGCCATGGCATCCTTGGGCGTCTACGGCATCGTCATCGGCGCCTGGGCATCGAACAATAAATTTTCTCTGCTCGGCGGCGTGCGCGGTTCGGCGCAGATGATCTCCTACGAAGTGGCCATGGGCTTGTCGGTGGTCGGCATTCTGATGGTTTACGGGACCCTCGAATTGCAGGAAATCGCCCGCGGCCAAGGCATGCTGCTGCGCGAGTTCTTGCCCGAGTCCTGGGGTGGGGCGAGGGCCGCCATCGGCTGGCTGCCAGCCTGGGGTGTATTCTTGCAGCCCGTGGCGTTTTTGCTGTTCTTTACCGCCGCCGTCGCTGAAACCAAGCGCGTGCCCTTCGATCTGCCCGAAGGGGAATCAGAAATTGTCGCGGGCTATCATGTCGAATATTCGGGCGGCAAGTTTCTCATGTTCTTTGCCGGCGAGTTCGCTGAAATCGTCACTGCAGCGGGCTTGGTGACGACGCTATTTTTCGGCGGCTGGCAGGTGCCTTACCTGTTGAGCGACGGTTTCCACTTTCCCTGGGGCTCGGTTTTGCTGATGCCGCACTGGTTGATCGTGCTCATGCAAGTCGGCGCCTTTACGCTTAAGGTCCTCTTCTTTTGCTGGCTGCAAATTCTTTTGCGCTGGAGCGTGCCGCGGTTTCGCTACGATCAAGTGATGCGCTTGGGTTGGAAGATGCTGCTGCCGCTGGCGCTCCTCAACGTGTTGATTACAGCTTTGATCATCATCGCGGTGGAATAG
- a CDS encoding 2Fe-2S iron-sulfur cluster binding domain-containing protein, translated as MDPVKITINGTEVVTEKGKTVIAAAAEAGVAIPHYCYHPKLSIAGNCRMCMVEIEKMPKLQIACNTQVAEGMAVLTQSPKVLAVRKAVMEFLLINHPVDCPICDQAGECMLQNYYMEHNLQESRQDVGKIHDRKKTIFGPNVIFDGERCIKCTRCVRFCQEITKTNELAVINRGDHATISLFDDAVLDNPLSANVVDICPVGALTDRDFRFKVRVWYLQKTPSVCPGCSTGCNISVETYQNEIARFKPRINDAVNQHWICDEGRYCFQGLTEGERLTTPLIRGEGGLMPATWDEALRAVLTGRGSNRATAAILSGRSTNEEAFLFAKLMDKVNAVTAVFYEERALTETQKILMSPDRSPNWRGARDMGVGANGGYEMLMKRIAAGEFTNAFIVGEDPIYTSADAAAARAALEKLSFLVVQDTRLTETAKLAHVVLPATHFGEKDGTYTNRNGRVQRLNAAVLPPEGALQDCEIFSRLLELAGEKLSYATPAQVFAALAKEVAAYGGLSYAAIGDQGVDLKSGGAAAS; from the coding sequence ATGGATCCCGTAAAGATCACAATCAACGGCACCGAGGTCGTCACCGAGAAGGGCAAGACCGTCATTGCGGCGGCGGCCGAGGCCGGTGTGGCGATACCGCATTACTGTTATCACCCGAAGCTGTCCATCGCCGGCAACTGCCGCATGTGCATGGTCGAAATCGAAAAAATGCCCAAGCTGCAGATCGCCTGCAACACCCAGGTGGCCGAGGGCATGGCGGTCTTGACGCAGAGCCCTAAAGTGTTGGCGGTGCGCAAAGCGGTGATGGAATTCTTGCTGATCAACCATCCGGTGGATTGTCCGATCTGCGATCAGGCGGGCGAGTGCATGCTGCAAAACTACTACATGGAGCACAACCTCCAGGAGAGCCGTCAGGACGTCGGCAAAATCCACGATCGCAAAAAAACCATTTTCGGCCCCAACGTTATTTTCGACGGCGAGCGCTGCATCAAGTGCACGCGTTGTGTGCGTTTCTGCCAGGAGATCACCAAAACCAACGAACTGGCGGTGATCAACCGCGGCGACCATGCGACAATCTCGCTCTTTGATGACGCCGTGCTCGACAATCCTTTATCAGCGAATGTCGTCGACATCTGCCCCGTCGGCGCGCTGACGGATCGCGACTTTCGTTTCAAGGTGCGCGTCTGGTACTTGCAGAAGACGCCGTCGGTTTGTCCGGGCTGCAGCACTGGCTGCAATATCAGCGTCGAAACGTATCAAAACGAGATCGCGCGCTTTAAACCGCGCATCAACGATGCGGTGAACCAACACTGGATCTGCGACGAAGGGCGCTATTGCTTTCAGGGGTTAACCGAGGGCGAACGGTTGACAACGCCGCTGATTCGCGGCGAAGGCGGGCTCATGCCGGCCACGTGGGACGAGGCGCTGCGCGCCGTGCTGACCGGCCGTGGCTCGAACCGCGCCACGGCGGCGATTCTCTCGGGCCGCAGCACCAACGAAGAGGCTTTCCTATTCGCCAAGCTGATGGACAAGGTCAACGCCGTGACGGCGGTTTTCTATGAAGAGCGGGCGTTGACCGAGACGCAAAAAATTCTCATGAGCCCGGACCGCTCACCCAACTGGCGCGGTGCGCGCGACATGGGCGTGGGTGCTAACGGCGGTTATGAAATGCTGATGAAACGCATCGCCGCCGGTGAATTCACCAATGCGTTCATCGTTGGCGAGGACCCGATTTACACAAGCGCCGACGCCGCAGCAGCGCGCGCAGCCTTGGAAAAACTTTCCTTTCTGGTGGTCCAGGACACGCGCCTGACGGAGACCGCGAAGTTGGCCCATGTGGTTTTGCCGGCAACGCACTTCGGCGAGAAGGACGGCACGTACACCAATCGCAACGGCCGCGTGCAGCGGCTCAACGCCGCCGTGCTGCCGCCCGAAGGGGCGCTGCAGGATTGCGAAATCTTCTCGCGTTTGCTTGAGCTCGCCGGTGAGAAGTTGTCGTACGCGACTCCGGCCCAGGTGTTCGCTGCACTGGCTAAAGAAGTCGCGGCCTATGGCGGCTTGAGTTACGCCGCGATCGGCGATCAGGGGGTCGATCTCAAAAGTGGTGGTGCGGCAGCGTCATGA